The DNA region tttctTCTGATCCAAGATATGTGAACAGCCTAGAGCTGTTTGTTTAAGCTTTCACAGGTTGAACTGCTTTCAGTAGAGAAGCAGAGCAGATGATGTATGCGTGTGTGGGGGTGAGTGGGAGGGCGAAGAGTGCAGCTATGTAAGCAGGAGCTGGAGCAGGCAGCAGAAAATGAGCATATTGACGtatgtctcctcctcttcccacctcCCAGAATGGAATAATCATAGGGATCAGTTCCATGTGTATTGTATCACCCTTCAGAATTTAAGAGTGATTTCATATTCATTATCTTATTTGATGCTCATGCCCAACCTATCAGAGGCATAGCTgctattattttttccagtttgtgAGATGAGAAATTATGGGATTTAAGGAGGTTCAATGTCCCCCCACCCTCACTAATGAAGGTCACTCAAAATAAATGTCAGGAGCGAAACCCATGTCTTCATTTCTGTTATCTTGCTACTAATTCCAATCAACCTGATATTTTCTCCTTCAGTCTCCTCACTTGGAGGTGTAAGTTGTGTAATGTTCTACTTGCTGTAGTAGCATCAAGAGTTAATTGTAACAGTTGGGTACAGGAAAAAGGAGTGAATTATATACCTGAATTATTAGCTTGAATTATTAGGTGAAGGCTCAGTTTCCATCTACACTGTCAGAATTTTGTGGGAGGGGTAGTAAAAGGATGGAACATggagattatttttaaagaatttctctAAGGTTTATgtaaaatgatataaatatacatatatataatttctgtTACCATTTCATGCAATACTATGAGAAAAATGGTAGTAAATACCTAGTACATACATGAGTTGTCATCAGAGAATATACTTTAGTGTACTTAATATGTCAAGTAATTTACTTAcaatatttcatttaatcttcctATCTCCATGGCATATGTCTTTTGCCGGCTATGTGAAAGCCTACATAAGTGGCACCTATGTCACAGAGCCATCTATTTCCTGAGAttcaatacatgcatatatggcTCCAGAATCAAAGCTGTTAACTActaaacaaactaacaaacttcctctgtatggtgtgtgtgtgtgtgtgtgtgtgtgtgtgtgtgcgcgcgcgcacgcgcatgagcatgcatgcatgtatatgtagaCAAGGTCTCATTATATAGCCTAGGTTGACCTGGAAATTGCAGGTCGATCAGGCTGGACTAAAATTCCAAATTTCCTTATGTTAGTCTTCTAAAAGTTGGTATTATAGATGTGTAATATGACACCCAGtcaaatttgtatttttgattattGAAATATGCATGAGTTTCCCTTCCTTTATGTCATTCCCTtatatttccctccctccctccctccctccctccctccctccctccctccctccctccctccctccctccttcctttcttttacttgTAATGTCCGTGCCAATGTCATGGATGGAATTCAGGTCTTTGTCCATGTTAGGTAAGTGCTCTAACACTGAATTATATCCCCAGTGTATGGCGATTGTTTTACTTGGGACTAAATCCAGGGCCTCGTACATGCTAGAAAAGGGCTCTTCCACAGAActatgaatttctgttttaatcacAGTTCTCCTTGTTCAACCTCTAGGTAAATACAGGAACCTCTCTAGACACCTCTCACCAATAGCTGTCCAGTGATCCAGAGAGATTGGGATTCACTTGAACTCTATAAATAGAGATTGAACTGCATAAACACATCTCCTCTGTGGTCTGGCTCTTCACTCAGGTCTGAAACCTGGCATTTATGTTAGATAGGAAGCCAGCATCCAAGACAGTCTGTGAGTACAGGAACAGCATCAAAAGCCATGCACTTAGTACCACATGGTACATCTGTTTTACTGCTTGGTCCTTTGCTGAGACAGAGTTTCTCACTTAGCCTTTGTGAAAGTCACAGTTAATTTTACTTTGCCCCAAGCATAGTCAAAGGGACCAATGATGTGATGATTATTCTAAAGCTGTATGAATCCTTGGTCCTTCCTTCATCACTCTTTTAGAGTGTTGAAGTAACTATCTTAAAGCTTGCGCTCTGCTTCCTATAGTCACTTGGGAGATTCACATTCCTGAAATAAGTGTCCATCGAAGAGATGGCTATGGTCTTGGAAAATCTTCAGCTGACCAACACAAATTGTGAATAATGGTGACTTTGAATGTATCAGAAATGCTCTGAAAAATAGTAATGATATGAGGAGAGATCATCTGTGAAGGTAGAACTAGTCAACATATTTATTATTACTTCAATTCCCACAAGTCTTTGGGCATGTTTTCCactaaaataacttatttttgaATTTCAAAACAATTTATCATTTAATTAATTTGATCAACATTTGTTAGTTAAATGGCAGTTAAACACCAAGCATTGGCAGGTTTGGACATGGTTTTTAAAGGGAGAGCGAATGAAATGAAATGTCACAGCATGAATTTCTTAAGAGTATGTAGTCATGTGTTGGTAAAGATCATTAACCCTCATTTACTAATTTCTTCAATTAGTAGCAAATACCTTCTACCTCTTAggcctttattttccttcttgttttgttgtgtttttgttttgttttgttttgttttgccagtcctgggcttgaactcagggcctaagcactgtccctggcttctttttgctcaaggctagcactctgccacttgagccatagagccacttctggcctttttgtatacatgtggtgctgaggaattgaacccagggcttcattataagaggcaagcactcttgccactagccctttattttccttcttatctgaatttttcctcctttcttcagcCCTTATATCTTCGATGTCGTACCTTGGAAAGGAAATTTTGTAATGGTATTTGTAAATGGTTTAACATGAGCTGTAGTGGCGGGATAAATTGGGTAGTGGCGGGACAAATTGGGTAGTGGCGTATGATTCTAGTAGGGCTGTCTTACCTACATCATCCagttttctcttattttattttcccttcaagGATATCTAAAGCATTTGTAACAACTCAGGAATAATTCTCAGCTTGTGCCAATGGAGAATTCATCTATAGAGACTGGATTCATCCTTCTTGGTATGACAGATAACCCTCAGCTTGCAGTCCTGCTATTTGGAATCTTCTTTATTGTTTATGTGGTCACTGTACTGGGGAACCTAGGGTTGGTGGTCCTGATCAGAGTAAGCCCCCGCCTCCATActcccatgtactttttcctctcTAATCTGTCCTTCCTtgatttctgtttctcttccatTACAACCCCAAAGACTTTGGAAAGTTTATTATCTCAGCTGCAaggtatttctttctttgcatgtGTGACTCAAATGAGTCTGTTTATAATCTTTGCCTCTGCTGAATGCAATGTTTTGGCTTCTATGGCATATGACCGCTATACAGCCATCTGTCACCCACTGGTCTACCACATCACCATGTCAAGAGTCCATTGTCTCCTATTGGTAGTAGGATGCTACCTTGGTGGGTTAGTTAACATGGTTGCTGTAACTACTTCGATCACACAACTCTCATTCTGCCAACCACGTGTCATCCCACACTTCTTCTGTGATATTTCTCCACTGTTAGCACTGGCTTGTTCAAATCCCTGGCTCACACAGATCTTGGTTGTTGGATGTGGGGGATTCACCCTGGTTACTTCTATTGTGGTGATCTTTATATCCTACATATCTATACTTGTGACTATCCTGGGGATTCCCTCATCTTCTGGAAAACAgaaagccttctccacctgtgcTTCCCACTTGACTGCTGTTGGCCTATACTATGGAACAACTATGTACACTTATTTACAGCCCTCCCGACATGGCTCCCAGGCTGGAAATCAGATGGTCTCAGTGTTTTACACAATGATGATTCCCATGCTGAATCCTCTCATCTATAGTTTGAGAAATCAGGAAGTGAAAGCTGCCTTACAAAAAATATTGAGATGTAACCTCTGAACTTCTGCTTCGTACCTCAAGAATATAATAGATCTAATAAAGACTTTCTCACGTTTCATTCAGTGTTTCCTTCACCTACAAATGAAACCTTGTTAGGAAGAATTCAATTGCTCTGGTGCTTTAGAGCAACAGAGGGAAATTATATGAACAAAATAATATGCATTTTTTATGAGAAATattgaagaaagaaataagtAATTTTGTGGAAATAAACCTACCAATCTGACCATTGAACCTGTATGATAGTATTGGATAGAAGTTTAATTCTAATATATCAAGCAGGTTAGAACAcatataatttcataataaatTACAGAAGAAATCATGGATGGTAACTGATATACAATAACCTTGCTACACTGAACATGTACCTACatcatgcttttatttttgcaCTTTAAACTGAATTTCAGTCTAAATCTTTCATAAGGATGCAGAAGACTCCAAGTGCTGAGTTTCTATACATGAGTTATTAGGTAAAATCATTGAGATtgctacaaatatattttaaacaaagtGATAATCAGCCAAAAAGGGGGATTGGGTTTTCAACTTAGAATTTGAAGAGTATGTATTAAAGACAAAATTGATCATTGCTTCATGAGATCTCCAGTCCTGAATTGCAGCTATGAATTTTGTGTGTAATTTCTGAGTGAATTTGTAAATTTTGAGTGAATAAGGTGACATACATTGTTATTCTTTAATATACTTATAATAGGCAATCCATGGCTAGTCATcagaatttataataatataacaaATCATGGATATTGCTATCTTATCCAAGCATATTGACTAATGAACTGtgattgtagctcagtggtaaagcatttacttgttagcatgcatgaggtcatGAGCACAGTCCTAGCCCAGTtcctagcaccaaaaaaatccataaaaccTTACTGTCCTATGTCTAAAAATCATTTCTTAGATAAAGAGACTAAGCATATAAATGAGAAAGTTGGGAAGAGATAATCAAATTAGGTCAAGgttaaaagaaaacaggaaacagaggaaagcattgaggccagccttggctatgTAGTTAAGActctgtaaaacaaaataaacaaactacaccaacaacaataacaaaaacaaagcaggacTTATCTACATCTATAACCAAATACAATCTTTGGATTCTAAGAATAGTGTATTTTCTACCTCTAGTTCAAGAAACTGTGTAGCCATAGTAGCCATCATCCATGAACATCTAAACTCTCTGGTttttttaacagatgttgttgagCTTACTGGGTAGCCATGTGAAATCCTATTTCCTCAGAGCTCCAAACCCTTATAGGCAGCTACCAACTGGAACCTGCACCTCgggcattttaaaaaatgtttcaaaattgcACCCTTCCTAaaccttcccttcttctccccatCTCTTAGGTAAGTGAATTATATCACCCAGCTTTTGGAGCCCCAAACCTGAGAGTCAACTCCTCAACTCCCTGCATTCGATCATGAACCAGTTCTATTAATTCCATCTTCCAAATGCCTTCTCCACTGCCACTGGCACTGTGCAAGGTCCAAGGTATGGCTCTTTTTTAACCAGGATTACCTAGTCTCATATAACTGCTTCCCAAATCTACCCTGGATTATATCAGATCGGTTTCACATAACCCCAGTAGTTTAAATGTAAGTCCAATCACAACAGTCCTCTTTCATCCTTCACAACTTAAAACCTTTCTGTATCACCTTTTACcagtaaaataaatttcaaactcACACCCCTTACTTCCTAATACAGCATATAAATATCACCATTCCCTAAATCTAACCAGTCTTCAAAGTCAAAAGTTAAATCCCATCTTCTTTTCTAGGTAGCTTTACTTGATGTTTCAGGGAGAAGTAAGAATCATATTCTGTATCCCCATTCATTTTGCATGTCATTTCTATTATAGCCTTAGGACATTTGGCTATTTAATAAAATTCTCAGTGCTTTCCTGCATTTCTATTTTGCAGTTAGACTGAAGCTCTTTGGAAGTATGGAGGCATGTCTGGTTAATTTCCTCATCTCCAACCATTGGTCTAACATAGGTTCTAATAGCCTTGGTAAAGGTTCAAAACACATTACAGAGTTGAAATTCACTCACAACTTTTCTTATTCAGTCCACTTTCTCCAGCTGGTATTGTTATATCCTGTCGTGTAATGAAGGCAAAATAGAAACTTTTACCTTCAGGAGTATCAGATTTTAGCTTCCCCTCGGGGTTTTGTAGATGTTTCTTGTCACTCCACAGTAGGGAATCTAACTACCTTTCCTTCATTTACTTTTAACGTTCAGTTCACTACTGACTTCAATCCCATGGCCCTCCCTGGAGTTTTGTTCTTCCTTATTCTCTGGCCATAGAAAATGGCAGATTTCTTGCTGAAATAAGGCACCATCTTTTTGTGGAGTACAAGATTAAAGACTCTCCAGATCAGAAGCCAGATGTAAGAAGACTCAGAATTGAGAATGATTATTAAGtcccttttaaaatataattttagtgttACCATTACATAGGTGTTACTGTTTCATAATTTGAGTAttgagttcatttatttattttggacaatgtcaccccttccttctcatTCCACCTGTTTCCCCCTCTAATCCCTGcccataagttgcatagttcatttttcacggTGTCCACTAAACAGTATGActccatttgtttaccctttccATTCCTTGTGCACTCCTGTCCCccctgtaaaaataaataaataaaaccaaagcaaaaaccaACACCATCACCAGTACCAACACTACCAATGAAAGACatgttccatttcctggaatttgttttggtaagtagtattttttaatttaaattttattttaaaggttatgtacagaggggttacggttgcatagataaggtaatgaatacaattctttctGAAATGAGTGATACTGCGTATCATTTCTGTACCAAttgtcttgtatatatatatatatatatatatatatatatctgatttggggaaggaaagaggaataaagTGATGACACtaaagacaaagggcaaaccaatgcaacagcgaatctcacaagacactatgttggaaatgtacCTTATAACTTGGCGGAGAGGGGTCAGGTGGGTGGGAAAGTgttaaaaaaaaggagaggataacactgtttgacaagaaatgtagtcattaccttacttatgtaactgtaacctctctgtacatcacctttacaataaaattaaattttaaaaaaccctcttatttccatttcttggagttcattttgataagcattattttatatgatcatgtgcatGTAGCTATTgaaccattgtgatcctctcctaagaatatcttcctatgTTCTCACCGTGAGGTGCTTAGAGTGAGGAGATTGTACCTTTGGGTTCCTCCATTAATAGTGTCTTCCTTTAGTCTGACAGATTATTAAGTTCTTTGTAATTGCAATAATTAAGTTATCAGTGCAAaccaaaaaatacagaaaaacaaacaagaagctcAAGAGATTCAAATGAAGGATGTCTGATGTACCCACTAACCTGTCCTTCCCTGAAGCACCTCTTCAGAAATTCGATGATGGAAAACACTAGCTTAAACCAACCTGTTCTTTTTCACAGTATTCCCAAGGAAAAGTAATATATGGAGATCATTCAGTCAGTGACAGAGGCAGAACTGGAATTCAGCTTTTCTATTGATCACCCCAGAATACTGCCTATTACAATCCTTTCATGTGGTATAGTCCTTAACATAGCTGGGAAGATGGGATGAAGTGAGCTTCTTCAGTTTAAACAGCAAATACTAACTTGCCATCTATTTCCTTGACATGCCAAAGTCTAGAGAAAGCTACAAGTTCATCAGCTCTTGTTAGATTCTGCTACCCATAATCTAATAGGCCTCAGAGTATATCAAAGTCATTTATTAATGAACAATACCTAAGGTGAAGACTGGCTACAAAATTTTTAGCTGTGGTAcaaagtatatgtatgtatatatgtatatatatatatatatatgggtttcATGAAACCCATTTTTCAATAAGTAGGGAAAACTTCTATTAAAGCAATTCAAATACaaagtcttttccttttttcatggTGTTTTAAACTTGCTTCTTAATTCCATACCTTCTCAGGCACAGGATTGCTTGTGAGGCAGGTGTAGACTCTCCTAGATGTCCAATGACACTATCCTGTGATTCAGGATGCATGTGTATTGTCCATTGAGTACTAAATTCCTTCCTCTATTACCTGCTGGACAGATCCAACATACCTTAGATGGCCGGTGGTgggagggcagggaagtccacccAAGACTATCTTTGAGTGAACAGGCTGCTTCTGCATACTAAGGTTATTTGAATTTCTTCCCCGGATGTACCAGGTACCTGGATTGAGGTGACTACTACTATATGTCCCTCTGAGTCATCTATTAAAAGTAATATGATACTGATACTCTGTGACTTGGGTAGCTTTTACCATGTCTAACCGTAAGATTTTACAGTGTCTGAGCTTATGTTCCCTGTGTTTCTTGCTTAGGCCCCTATGGGTAGAGATGCAACAGTCAGTCAGTGGCTGGGATAGAGGAGGGCAGGTTATATAAGGTCATTGACACGAAAGGGCCAGAGGAATGGAGAGTCAAGATCCTGTCCCAGGGAGTTTGGAAGATGGACCAAAGCAGGACTGAATTCCATCAGGTATTCTCAGTGCATACAAAATCATCTCATTAAAATTTGCATTTCACTTAAAAACATTCAAATTACTAAAAAATGTCATGACAGTGATGTCAAACTCCTAGCTCAGGGACCTGTATCAATGCCCTGACCATATGCTTATGAAGCCAGCTCTGCTTACAGAGGTgagttttctttcatctttctcagGAAGTATATCATTCTGGTTGAGAATACCAATGCTCTGAACTACGAATGCACTTCAGTGGGAGAGCACTGTATTTGATTCCAGCACCACACAGACACATAAAATACAAACTTTGAAATCCAACTGGAAGACTCTTAGAACCACTTTCCTTATTTCCTAATTCTATGACCCTAGTTaacctttttttctgttccagtgttcttatttgtaaaataggCACAATAAGATTACCTATCTCTTAAACGTAATGTGAGGTTTGAAAGAATGGACACATTTGCATTGATTAGAATGGTGTCCAGACATGCTATATATTCAATACTGTCTCACGTTCTCATTTATAGCTCCTAGGATTgtacttttttcatattttcagtaCAAGAATCAAGGTTTTTTAGTTAGGGTCTGCTACAGACATCCTTCTATGGCATTTACCCAGTTTAAACAGCACATAACCAGACTTAGTCTCCAGCGGCCTCTCAGGATTAAGGGAACCCCACTTGATCTGTACAAACTAAGTGATCGCAGCTCAGTGTCACtggtgtgtttatttttgtttttgttcacaaaactcagagcctgacctGCTGAGCTCAAGACTATCAAGTCAGACCTTGGGGATCTGACTAAACTCCACAGTGGATCTACCATTTTGCATTTCTACCATCAGTTTATTTAATATTcactgtgtacatgtgtgtactgTGTGGGCCTGTACCTGTGTACCTGTCGGTAAACTGATTCATAAAGAAAGTGACAGAAATCTATATATAGAGGACTATTATGTTAAAGAATATCAGATCAGGacagagacaaggaaaaagaggctAGGAAGGCTCATGGCTTCATGGAAACCAAGACTCTGAATCTTATTATACTGCTTCCCCAATAGGCTGCCTCTTGGCAGAAGaccttttaaaaactatattgtTATTAAAAAGGTGCGGGCAGAACATCTTAATTCTACCTTCTGAGAGGAACCTTGCTCCCGCTAAACAAGACCAGCCTTGTTTGGCATCTTTCTCAGACTCCAAGTCCTTTGTTCATACCCCTAAGGGTCGGTGCTGGAATACCAGGACTGAGATGGGAGTTCCAGAAATTTCTGTAGATGTTGGGTCATTTCCATTGGTCCAAAACTAAGAACCACTAGATATGAAACAATTAAAATGTTCtgccatatgatcacataaaatgatattcttcaaaatgaactcaaaaaaATGGAAGAGGTTTGTATGTTAGTTtggggttatttttgtttgttttttcctttgtggttgtttttgttttctgttttcatctttttttttttttttttttttttttttgccagtcctgggccttggcctcagggcctgagcactgtccctggtttcctttttttttttttttttgctcaaggctagcactctgccacttgagccacagcgccacttctggccgttttctgtatatgtggtgctggggaatcgaacccagggcttcatgtataggaggcaagcacatcTTAATTGTCTCATATCTAGTGGTTCTTAGTTTTGGACCAATGGAAATGACCCAACATCTACAGAAATTTCTGGAACTCCCATCTCAGTCCTGGTATTCCAGCACCAACCCTTAGGGGTATGAACAAAGGACTTGGAGTCTGAGAAAGATGCCAAACAAGGCTGGTCTTGTTTAGAGGGAGCAAGGTTCCTCTCAGAAGGTAGAAGGAGAGTGGAAGCACGTTGAAGGGGAGGTGGCAGGGGTCCATGAAGTAAAACAGCCTCTCTGTCCTCTCGGGTGATAGTGATATGAAATGACAAATGCTGCGCCTGTGTGCATCTGC from Perognathus longimembris pacificus isolate PPM17 chromosome 28, ASM2315922v1, whole genome shotgun sequence includes:
- the LOC125342963 gene encoding olfactory receptor 1052-like, with the protein product MENSSIETGFILLGMTDNPQLAVLLFGIFFIVYVVTVLGNLGLVVLIRVSPRLHTPMYFFLSNLSFLDFCFSSITTPKTLESLLSQLQGISFFACVTQMSLFIIFASAECNVLASMAYDRYTAICHPLVYHITMSRVHCLLLVVGCYLGGLVNMVAVTTSITQLSFCQPRVIPHFFCDISPLLALACSNPWLTQILVVGCGGFTLVTSIVVIFISYISILVTILGIPSSSGKQKAFSTCASHLTAVGLYYGTTMYTYLQPSRHGSQAGNQMVSVFYTMMIPMLNPLIYSLRNQEVKAALQKILRCNL